TGgagactggtgttgcatgtgttgAGGAGGGGGAGAGTCGGTAGAGCATCTCCTCCTGTATTGTGATACAACAAGGATTCTCTGGAATGAGGTATTCGCTCAATTGGATATGGCCTGGGTTATGCCAAAGACCGTGGAGGCAGCTATGGCTAGTTGGTCAAACATAAGAGGCAGGCAACCAATTAAagcaatttggaagatgatccctcttTGCATTATGTGGTGATTATGGCAAGAGCGGAATGAGCGGACTTTCGAAGACCAGGAAAGATCGTCGGAGGAgcttaaagttttattttttagaactccaTGTAGTTGGGCTATTGCTGtggattttaatggcatggcctttcatgattttcttgccTCTAATGTGCCTACCTAGTTAAGGCATCAGAGTTGTGTACTGGCTTTGCCTTTCTTTGATcaatacaatttatttatttatcaacaaaaaaaaagtctatagtCAGCATTTCAATGGTATTAGTTCTCCTATCAAAGGATGGTCAGATCTTAAAAGCCCATGTGTTTAGCCAGTCTGCTTGCAAGTACACTATTGACACAAGGACAATTTGGAATCTTGTATGTCTTTGGGTTTAGTTGatcatttttcttagttttaACTCAGATGTCCTCTCTAATTTATACTTTACAACTTGCTTGCCAGATCTAGAATTAAGACACCCATAGCTCATGCTTCCGAAAAAGGTTTGTTCCGCATCCAGAAAGTGAGTCAATGAGAACTCATTACCAACCAGAAATGAGGTGTTTATGCTGGATGCTCTTTGTACTAGAGCATTTAATATTCTCGAAGTTTAAGAAATTATGGGTCCTCAACATTTTGacttgttttttataaaaataaaaaaattaacttgaGGACCTCTAAGCTTGATATTTAAGAATCTTGAAAAGTACATCTTGTTATGGTTGTCAGCATGCAATAGACTTGGCTTTCATCATATGATGTCATAATGTCATTTCATAATGAGGTCATTCTTTTTGTCGACTTTATCAATTTCAATGATGCGAGCTACTTTATTGGGTTTAGGTCTGTTGAAGTTGCACCATAAATTTGAGTTTCAAATTGGTTGCAGCGATCCTCCACTTCTATTTGCCTGTCCACCAATGTAATGGATGTTTTTAAGCTGTGTTATGGCTGTTGCAACCTAGCTAACAACTTTTGGTGGGTTGTACATTATGTATTAAGTGAAAGGCAGCTGACAACCTTAGTTGTTTCTGGATGAAGCGTATTGGATATTTCTACCTAGCATGTGAGGTTCATCTCACTGCTTGGCGTGCCATTGATTTGAAGAATAGTGTGTGAACTCTTCTAAAAACTGTTTTTCTAGtcatcacttaaaaataaagCTATCTTAATCATGCGCATCTCCAATTTTTTCTCCATCTGGATGGTAACCATGCAAATCTTTGATTACTTCTCCATATTTGCTTATTGCTTCTTGAAGAGAAAACTGAAATGTGGggaactaattaaattttgtgtATGCTCTTTATTATAAgcagaaattaaagaaatgttatcCATAGTGTTGCGAGACTTGCGTTTTAGCTCTGCAGTGGTACACCAGGTGAGACTTTctgttaattattaaaagtttCAAATGTTGAATTTATTTAACCATTCATACTGGCATTAAACCATGCCCTATACCAACTGGGTTTATATACTAGATATCTATATCTATTTAGTTTGTTGTGATCTTCTTATCTGCTTATCAAAAAATAGTTCGTAGTGATCTTGCAGACTGATATTTTATCCTATGGACAAAGTTTGAGCTTGATTTATCTTGAACATCAAACATTTTGCTAGAGTGCGCGAATATTATATGAATTCACTTTCTATGTAGAAATAACCTGCGGAAGACGGATTTGGCATGATAGATATactgaaagtttttttttttttggtgtccAATTTCCATCCATGTTACTTCTATGAGCAAGTAACcactttttccttatttttcaagatacataatatcttttaatgTATGGGAAACTTGCCTCAGTTAATGATTCAATATgctcctcaacaaaatgatataacaatataatataaccCAGACAAGTAGTATTAGTAACATGAACCATCACGAGTTTTTTTTCCAGGAGCCAATCTATGCTCCATTATTCCTGGTTGATTATGCCATCATTGGCATTATGCTTTACAAGTTCTATTTATTCTTAAGTGTTGatgattttcttgaaatttgcATTCCCATGTGTACGCTAGAAATTTCCTCTTGTAGATGGTTATTTATTCCAATAATTTGATGCAGGAAGGTCTAGCAGCTGTTTTTGGCAATGGGTTATCAACAGCTTGTGTTGTAAATATGGGTGCTCAGGTGACAACAGTGATTTGCATTGAGGTAACTACAATACATTTATACttcgtttttctttttgctgGATATCCAGGTCTTTCTTCTTCACTTTTGAaatcaaatatttgaaaaaaaaaggacattaatttatttcctgCTTCTTGCTGGGTCTTAGTTGTAGCATGGTGAAGTATCTGTTTTTGGAAAGTAAGGCTTTCCTGCCTTTGATAATCAACTTTTGGTGTTTAGGATGGAGTGGCGCTACCTACTACAGAGAAGACGTTACCTTTTGGTGGAGAGGTCCGATTCATCTTAAAACTTATTACTTCTGAATGAGCTATATACTTATACGTGGAAAATGTCTGTGTTTATTAATTGTTTCATAAGGTGATACCATTGGGAGTAGATTTTTCACCCAGCCAAGTAAACGAGGAAACCGTTTGTGCTGACtagtcatttctttaaaaaaagcaAACATCACATCTTTGCATTTAATGTATGGCAAATTGTTTCATTGTTGATTGGCGACCTTTCTTACTGGTTTATTGTCCTCCCAGTACCTTGAACTTGAATCATTCTTGATGCtgcatttctttgtttttgtgtgGGTGACTCTCAGCATATCAactttcttctatttctttttgtcaAGGTGCTGCAAGACATGATTTTTGGGATAAAGATGCTTTCACTCTTCAactaacatattttataaattcaaagcCTGAACTGATGAAACTGTCACATTGCACCCTTCAACTactataaattttcaaataaatagaCTATCATTAAGATCTTGTCAGCATCCAACTATCGAGATTGTTTCAAATTGTCCATTGTTTGTATTCTTAACTGGTAGACTTGGAAAAAGAGGTATTATTTGACAGTCGGTGGTAGTTTGAGGATGCAATATGTCAGTTTTGATAGTTTGGGTTGCAAAGTGTAAAAcgccaattttttttaaccccttacatttttcaatttctttttgtcGACTCACTTTTTCTGATAGATTTCTTGTTCTTGAAGTGCATTTAACTTGAATCATATTATGCCTTGTTGCTGCATTAGTTTGTTCTTCACACGTGACCTAATCATCCTTGgtatctttctttcttattcCCTTCTGTTTGTCACACTCTCCGTTCTTTAATCATCTGTCagctttttcttatattttttattgctcCCACCTTTCCTAATCCACAGAGTTGAAAAAAcccattttatatttttctttgaccACCTTTTTCTTCTGATGTTTCTGGCATACATACTTGTGCTGcagttttttttgtatttgttctATGATAGCCCAGTCTGTTCCATATTACCCAGGTGATCCGTAGTTGTCCTTGATAATTTAGTCACATCAGGATAACCCCttggggttggctcaagtggtaaaggccttggtcttggagCCTAAGGTTCAAAACCCActgagtgcaaacaatttctaggggccatcggactaggggattttccccttgaattacatgaggtgcacttgcgagaaactccttgccgagggtcTGTGCACTCCCAGGATTAGTCGAGACGTTATTCccggacacctggtgccaataaataaaaaataaaataatttagtcaCATCAGGATGTGCTAACATTTTCAGGATATCGCAAGATGCCTCCTCTGGACTCAGAGGCATCATCAGACATGGCCACAAATTCGCACTGACATTTTGACAAAGCCTATAGATCTGTTGATGCTAAACCGACTGAAAGAGACATATTGTGAAATTAAAGTGAGTtatgttttctctttatttcgATTATACTTTTCAAAAGTGTCCTTGCTTCTCTGATTGTCCTCTTTTCAAAGTATTTCTTTCTTGTGCATAGGAAGGGGAACTTGATGCCGCTGCTATAGTTCATTCCTATGAAGATGGCATGCCCGCTGGGTCTCACAAGACAAGGCTAACTGCCCTTAGTGTTCGTCTCTTattacaaaatctttttttgcTAATTCTGTCCTTTTGAATGTACCTTGTTTGGCTGAACAATATCACTTATGGTTACTTTAATAGGTTCCTCCTATGGGTCTGTTCTACCCAATGCTTTTGGTTCCAGATGTGTATCCTCCACCACCACGTTCTTGGTTAGTAATGTGTATCAGTACCATAGGCTTGCACATGAAGAAACCAGCAGTAACTTCTGCTACTTTTTATGTTCTTTACTTCACTAGGTTTCATGACTATGAGGATATGCTGGAAGATACATGGCACATGGAATTTCCCAGAAGATCTGACATATCAGATGGTTTATATCCTAGCATGAATATTGGATTACCAATGTGGGATAGCTACCCAATTTTTGCGGCTAGaccaaagaaagaagagaaggttGGCCTGGCAGAGGCTATCACAAGCAGCATTCTTTCAACAGGTAGTTTGATCACATTTATCCTACTACATCCTGTAAGTGATGCTGATTAAATATACGGTGTTCATTTGACAGGGCGTATAGACCTCCAGAGAAAGTTGTTTTGTAGCATACAATTGGTGAGTTTTGGTAGCCTGATGGACTGTGTGAGATTATATTTCTGAATAACAATTGAGGCAGGAAGAAATAACATTGTTTTGTGCTTTAGATAGGTGGAGTGGCGTTGACGGGTGGCCTTATTCCTGCAGTGGAGGAGAGGTTTGTTCAGATTTTGCTTTTAGAAATAAATCGTGATTGTTTTAGTACTAATAGTGGGTACAAGATTTCCTTTCAATCGATCAACTTatcaaaggaaacaaaaaaaaaaaaaaaagttttccttttttttactCTACAGCAATCTTAGTCCTGACAAAAACCCATCAGAAAAGAGTATAGATATTCATTCCACTGCAAATATACAAGGTTGGGAGGCTACACCTCTTACGTTAGGCAGTCCACCACTGTTAATTTATAGGTCTTCAATTATAAATAACGCTTTAAGAGGCTGATCCTTGTAGGAGTACTCTAGAATCTTATTGTTAGAGAAGCTAGGTTCTCTCTCTGTTACAGCATTTATGAAGGATGCATTCACTTCCAAGGCATTTTTCATCACTTAGCCCTGGTTAAGTCATATTTTTTCAGTTGATTCattatattagttaaattttggaGGTCTTCACCTATAAAGAAGGTTTCAACTGGCTCATTTGGTTTGGGTTGTTGTGCTAcaatcttttccttttaggGGAACTATATAAGGCAGATGTTACAATTTGCTGGCTGCTCTTGTCGTTTAAAGGCACATGATCATCATTTCCTTGTGCTTTTAAGTTGATTCACTAGATTAGGTTACTCATACCAAATGTTCTATTGCCTTTTGTGCCACACTCACTCTGTTGTTCTGTTTACCTAGCTTTTAAAAGTATTGATAGTTTCTAGTTTTTATCTTATACCTTATTTGATAAACCACTCAGAATTTCATACTTGTGTAATTGCTTTTAGAAACACCAGGGGGACTATTTCTGTCCAATGTAGAAGGATAATAAACATGAAGTCAGGCATTGACGTCATGAGCTGCTAATCAAAATTAAATGCTTTTGAAATGTACTGGACTGACTTAGTTTCTATGGGAGATTCCAAGACCTCTGTAATGCTTCCACATCTTATTTGCCCTTTCTTGTTGCAGAGTTTTGCATGCAATTCCTTCAAATGAGGCAATTGATACTGTTGAGGTTAGCTTGAACATACTATTTCCTTGTTTATATGACATATAATCTGCTTGCATCGCATTATATTCTGGACCTTGGAAATTGTTTTCTTCATTCAGAAATGAGCTCCTTATTGCCATGTAGAAGTGCTTGTGTTAATGCTAAGACAAGATTTTATCCATATCCACATTTCACAGCAAATGGTTATACCTTTGATGGTTGTACCTTTGATTAATTTTTCTGCTGGAAGAGAAGAGATCGattttatgggaaaaaaaacCTGCAAGGGTCATAAAAGTGATAAgagtaatattttcatttgaatcTACAACTGCATACAGGGATATAGTCCTTGGTTTTAGGGGCATCAGTTTTTTTACCTTCTGAGATTCCTCTTGTACCTTCTATATCATCTTTTGTTTAACTTTCGTTCAAGTGATTATGGATGATAGATTTTCTGACCTTAACGTATCTTAAACAGGTTCTGCAATCAAGAACTGATCCAAATTTTGTGTCATGGAAAGGTGGAGTAGTAAGTCAAGCACTCAAAACTGTTCTCCTTTATTTTGTATTCCATTTTACCTGTAGTTGGTCCTTTTAAAGATGATTCTGATTAACTtgtgtgtttgttttcttcatATGTTGGCTGCCTATTTTTGTTGTCATTGTTGGTTGATGACAATTTGATTATCTGAATTGCTTCTGGTGTGCTTTGCTAGAGTACATGCCACCATAGAATATGAGGAGAGTTTCCCTAAGAATTTGACTTCGATAAGAAAAGAGATAAATGTTTTTAACTGCCAGAGGGGGAAGACATTGTACATCTTAGAAACTTCAGTAAATGTTAAGGGACAATACGTATCTCAAACTAATGAAGTTGGTGAAGTGGGCTTTGGAGGTTATGCATATTGAGTGTCATCTACCCCTCCTTCCCCTAATTAcatagatgaaaaaataatgaaagttAATAGTTATGTGCAGGCCCTctcattaaaaagaaagaaaatgtgcaGGTCAAA
This window of the Juglans regia cultivar Chandler chromosome 12, Walnut 2.0, whole genome shotgun sequence genome carries:
- the LOC108986152 gene encoding actin-related protein 9, yielding MDYLKTVVPSQLVAERGSNLVIINPGSANIRIGLASQDTPVNIPHCIARYTNQVPKRTVQDQMLNSQITTAQHMEREKAYDIIASLLKIPFLDEEVAHNSFPRKMGRVDGYNPQSSRKETAFSWTDLYEKEPTSSLPLVSSTNEGTANESLDQHEGTNSMELISSKPKLRQFICGEEALKISPTEPYCLRRPIRRGHLNISLHYPMQQVIEDLHAIWDWILMEKLHIPHIERNMYSAILVVPETFDNHEIKEMLSIVLRDLRFSSAVVHQEGLAAVFGNGLSTACVVNMGAQVTTVICIEDGVALPTTEKTLPFGGEDIARCLLWTQRHHQTWPQIRTDILTKPIDLLMLNRLKETYCEIKEGELDAAAIVHSYEDGMPAGSHKTRLTALSVPPMGLFYPMLLVPDVYPPPPRSWFHDYEDMLEDTWHMEFPRRSDISDGLYPSMNIGLPMWDSYPIFAARPKKEEKVGLAEAITSSILSTGRIDLQRKLFCSIQLIGGVALTGGLIPAVEERVLHAIPSNEAIDTVEVLQSRTDPNFVSWKGGVILGILDFGRDAWIHREDWIRNGIHIGSGRKYKDSYFLQAQAMCYINS